The following proteins are co-located in the Micromonospora coriariae genome:
- a CDS encoding amidohydrolase family protein gives MQRTPIIDVHTHALPMPLLRDLEALGHADLSGLANRVLRLDSAISGLAPGAPIPLPAEQYDLATRLASVTAAGVDYQAVSPPPFTFASESTDERLVMDITRRTNDAVAEFVAGSGGRLVGLAALPVGFPGAVQELARCLDELGFVGATMGTFGGGRELDDPLNEELWSSLAFRRCFVLLHPSRASSPTRLADYHLLQLLGYPAETALATARLVFGGVLDRNDLILCLAHGGGCLPGIGARLDLGWHRKAVSRVIPYPPTHYLRRLRYDTAVFDASVLARLVEDVTPANVLLGTDAPYDLADRQPLATVRTLKIDTSEQDAILGGNAASLLQGMFRATHGGTAASDTLSYITTSRRS, from the coding sequence ATGCAGCGGACGCCGATCATCGACGTGCACACCCACGCCCTGCCGATGCCGTTACTTCGCGACCTGGAGGCGTTAGGGCATGCCGACCTTTCCGGCCTCGCCAATCGGGTGCTGAGGCTGGACTCCGCCATCAGCGGTCTGGCGCCCGGTGCGCCCATTCCGCTGCCGGCAGAGCAGTACGACCTCGCCACGAGGCTGGCGTCGGTGACCGCAGCGGGCGTGGATTACCAGGCGGTCTCGCCCCCGCCCTTCACTTTCGCGTCCGAATCGACCGATGAGCGGCTCGTGATGGACATTACGCGACGGACGAACGACGCGGTGGCGGAGTTCGTCGCCGGGTCCGGCGGGCGCTTAGTGGGACTGGCAGCGCTGCCGGTGGGCTTTCCGGGTGCTGTCCAGGAACTTGCCCGCTGCCTGGATGAGTTGGGGTTCGTCGGGGCGACAATGGGCACCTTTGGTGGCGGTCGGGAGCTTGACGACCCACTGAACGAGGAACTGTGGAGTTCCCTCGCCTTCCGTCGGTGTTTCGTGCTGCTGCACCCCAGCCGGGCCTCGTCGCCCACCAGACTCGCGGATTACCATTTGCTGCAGCTTCTCGGATATCCGGCCGAGACCGCTCTCGCGACGGCCCGGCTCGTCTTCGGCGGGGTGTTGGACCGGAATGACCTCATCCTCTGCCTGGCCCACGGCGGCGGCTGTCTGCCCGGCATTGGGGCTCGACTCGACCTGGGCTGGCACCGCAAGGCGGTGTCGCGGGTCATCCCATATCCGCCGACGCACTACCTGCGCCGCCTGCGTTACGACACCGCGGTGTTCGACGCGAGCGTCCTGGCTCGACTCGTGGAAGACGTGACGCCCGCCAACGTGCTGTTGGGCACCGACGCTCCATACGACCTGGCTGACCGCCAACCCTTGGCGACTGTGCGGACGCTCAAGATCGACACGTCCGAGCAGGACGCCATCCTGGGAGGTAATGCAGCCTCCCTGTTGCAGGGCATGTTCCGGGCGACGCATGGCGGTACGGCGGCCAGCGATACGTTGTCATACATCACTACGTCTCGACGGTCGTGA
- a CDS encoding FadR/GntR family transcriptional regulator, with translation MIEIPRSSRADAVANSIEEQISTQGLPPGHRLGTKESLRREYDVAVATFNEAVRLLSARGTIAVRPGVNGGIFVASPTALVRLGRKMLELSGESVSVADCLMMRDALDPLVVREATRHRNAQDVRELRNIVREMAAADLAIAEYLRINWALHRRMAEITPNQILRHTYLSLLAFVESRLQGVTADEPARGSTDGPQVHEELVEAIASGDVERADRAASRHTTLTAS, from the coding sequence ATGATCGAGATCCCTAGGTCATCTCGGGCGGACGCGGTCGCCAATAGCATCGAGGAGCAAATCTCCACGCAGGGCTTGCCACCCGGGCACCGCCTCGGCACCAAGGAGAGTCTGCGTCGCGAGTATGACGTAGCGGTCGCGACGTTCAACGAGGCAGTTCGACTGCTGAGCGCGCGGGGGACGATTGCCGTTCGTCCCGGTGTCAACGGAGGCATCTTCGTCGCTTCCCCAACGGCGCTGGTTCGGCTCGGGCGAAAAATGCTCGAACTCAGCGGCGAGTCAGTGTCGGTGGCCGACTGTCTGATGATGCGCGACGCGCTCGACCCGTTGGTGGTGCGGGAGGCGACGCGGCATCGCAACGCTCAGGACGTTCGCGAGCTGCGCAACATCGTGCGGGAGATGGCAGCTGCCGACCTGGCCATCGCGGAGTACCTGAGGATTAACTGGGCGCTGCATCGGCGGATGGCCGAGATCACGCCGAACCAGATTCTCCGGCACACGTACCTGTCTCTCCTGGCGTTCGTCGAGAGCCGGCTGCAGGGGGTGACGGCCGACGAGCCGGCCCGTGGGTCCACCGATGGTCCGCAGGTTCACGAAGAACTGGTGGAAGCCATCGCCAGCGGCGACGTTGAGCGGGCCGATCGCGCCGCAAGTCGCCATACGACGTTGACCGCGAGCTGA
- a CDS encoding cysteine hydrolase family protein codes for MVGTDTDPTGVALVVVDVQNDYCHPDGVFASAGLRVEEPQQLVEQINVLVHAARAAGRPVIWVRMEWPDDASVGLLAERSPFLRTQGLREGTWGSELLDGLDHEPGDPVVVKPRFSAFHQTILQDVLRQLAVGTIVVAGVRTDFCIESTVRDAFFRDLRVVVAEEAVAGYFNELHRNSLRVMGTVFAQVVQLAVAADVLAGGPLDTAPAAKAPS; via the coding sequence ATGGTAGGCACCGACACCGACCCGACCGGCGTTGCGTTGGTGGTCGTCGATGTACAGAACGACTATTGCCACCCGGATGGCGTGTTCGCCAGCGCCGGATTGCGGGTCGAGGAGCCGCAGCAGCTGGTCGAGCAGATCAATGTGTTGGTTCACGCGGCGCGTGCGGCGGGGCGACCGGTCATCTGGGTACGGATGGAGTGGCCCGACGATGCAAGCGTGGGGCTGCTCGCCGAGCGCAGCCCTTTCCTGCGGACGCAGGGGCTTCGCGAGGGCACGTGGGGCAGCGAACTGCTCGACGGGCTCGACCATGAACCGGGCGACCCAGTCGTGGTCAAGCCGCGGTTCAGTGCCTTCCACCAAACGATCCTGCAGGACGTTCTCCGGCAGCTGGCGGTGGGCACCATCGTCGTGGCGGGAGTGCGCACGGACTTCTGTATCGAGTCGACAGTGCGGGACGCGTTCTTCCGGGACCTGCGGGTGGTCGTGGCCGAGGAAGCCGTCGCCGGGTACTTCAACGAGCTGCACCGTAACAGCCTGCGCGTGATGGGCACGGTGTTCGCCCAGGTGGTCCAGTTGGCTGTGGCGGCCGACGTGCTGGCTGGCGGCCCACTCGACACGGCGCCGGCCGCGAAGGCCCCGTCATGA